In Pseudomonas lalkuanensis, the following are encoded in one genomic region:
- the argS gene encoding arginine--tRNA ligase: MKDTIRQLIQQALTRLASEGVLPEGLSPAIQVENTKDKSHGDFASNIAMMLAKPAGMKPRDLAEKLIAALPQDEQVAKVEIAGPGFLNFFQNTQALAQRLEAALADAHLGVRKNGPQQRVVIDLSAPNLAKEMHVGHLRSTIIGDGVARVLEFLGDTVIRQNHVGDWGTQFGMLLAYMQEQPVGSDAELSDLESFYRAAKKRFDESSEFADRARELVVKLQAGDPDCLKLWTRFNDISLSHCQAVYDRLGVKLTMADVKGESAYNDDLANVITDLRAKGLLTESDGALCVFMDEFKNAEGNPLPLIVQKAGGGYLYATTDLAATRYRANVLKADRALYFVDQRQALHFQMVFAAARLAGFVPPSFEMEHMGFGTMNGADGKPFKTRDGGTVKLIDLLDEAEQRAYDLVKGKNPELDEAELRQIARAVGIGAVKYADLSKHRTSDYSFNFELMLSFEGNTAPYLLYAYTRVASVFRKRGLDFSEIDGQIILAAEQEQALAAKLAQFADTLGNVAEKGVPHILCAYLYDLAGLFSSFYENCPILTAEDQATQQSRLRLAALTGRTLKQGLELLGLQTLERM, translated from the coding sequence ATGAAAGACACCATTCGCCAGCTGATCCAGCAAGCCCTGACCCGTCTCGCCAGCGAGGGCGTGCTGCCCGAGGGCCTCAGCCCGGCCATCCAGGTGGAAAACACCAAGGACAAGAGCCACGGCGACTTCGCCAGCAACATTGCCATGATGCTGGCCAAACCTGCCGGCATGAAACCGCGCGACCTGGCCGAGAAGCTCATTGCCGCCCTGCCCCAGGACGAGCAGGTAGCCAAGGTGGAAATCGCCGGCCCGGGCTTCCTCAACTTCTTCCAGAACACCCAGGCCCTGGCCCAGCGCCTGGAAGCTGCGCTGGCTGACGCTCACCTTGGCGTGCGCAAGAACGGCCCGCAGCAACGCGTCGTCATTGACCTGTCGGCACCGAACCTGGCCAAGGAAATGCACGTCGGCCACCTGCGCTCCACCATCATCGGTGACGGCGTGGCACGCGTACTGGAATTCCTCGGCGACACCGTGATCCGCCAGAACCACGTGGGCGACTGGGGCACCCAGTTCGGCATGCTGCTGGCCTACATGCAGGAACAGCCGGTAGGCAGCGACGCCGAACTGTCCGACCTGGAATCCTTCTATCGCGCCGCGAAGAAGCGCTTCGACGAATCCTCCGAGTTCGCCGACCGCGCCCGCGAGCTGGTGGTCAAGCTGCAGGCGGGCGACCCCGATTGCCTGAAACTCTGGACCCGCTTCAACGACATTTCCCTGAGCCACTGCCAGGCCGTGTACGACCGCCTGGGCGTGAAGCTCACCATGGCGGACGTGAAGGGCGAAAGCGCCTACAACGACGACCTGGCCAATGTGATCACCGACCTGCGCGCCAAGGGCCTGCTCACCGAAAGCGACGGTGCCCTGTGCGTGTTCATGGACGAGTTCAAGAACGCCGAGGGCAACCCCCTGCCGCTGATCGTACAGAAGGCCGGTGGCGGTTACCTCTACGCCACCACCGACCTGGCCGCCACCCGCTACCGCGCCAATGTGCTCAAGGCCGATCGCGCGCTGTACTTCGTCGACCAGCGCCAGGCCCTGCACTTCCAGATGGTGTTCGCCGCCGCGCGCCTGGCCGGCTTCGTGCCGCCGAGCTTCGAAATGGAGCACATGGGCTTCGGCACCATGAACGGCGCTGACGGCAAGCCCTTCAAGACCCGCGACGGCGGCACCGTGAAACTGATCGACCTGCTGGACGAAGCCGAGCAGCGCGCCTATGACCTGGTGAAGGGCAAGAACCCCGAGCTGGACGAGGCCGAGCTGCGCCAGATCGCCCGCGCCGTGGGCATCGGCGCGGTGAAGTACGCCGACCTGTCCAAGCACCGCACCAGTGACTACAGCTTCAACTTCGAGCTGATGCTGAGCTTCGAAGGCAACACCGCGCCCTACCTGCTCTACGCCTACACCCGCGTAGCCAGCGTGTTCCGCAAGCGGGGCTTGGACTTCTCCGAAATCGACGGCCAGATCATCCTTGCCGCCGAGCAGGAGCAGGCCCTGGCCGCCAAGCTGGCGCAGTTCGCCGACACCCTGGGCAATGTGGCCGAGAAGGGCGTACCGCACATCCTCTGCGCCTACCTCTACGACCTGGCCGGCCTGTTCTCCAGCTTCTACGAGAACTGCCCGATCCTCACCGCCGAGGACCAGGCCACCCAGCAGAGCCGCCTGCGCCTCGCCGCGCTGACCGGCCGCACCCTCAAGCAAGGCCTGGAACTCCTCGGCCTGCAAACCCTGGAACGCATGTAA
- a CDS encoding SPOR domain-containing protein: MAKKKPAPKRGASRYQAPAKKPVPGWVWLAIGLVIGGFVVFLNQLEPGRDEVRRTKPEQAANGAASGKAGSDTGKVQARPTTPPPQEPAKPKYDFYTLLPESEVIVPPEAVPKETPPTQPEQKPVTPEEAAKIDAARAQAALNGETPPPPPVVAKAPVTNQFFLQAGSFRKRDDADRVRAQIILLGQNVQVESGTVREETWYRVLVGPFANREQLASAQKQLAGSGFSNLLLQQRQSR, encoded by the coding sequence ATGGCGAAGAAGAAACCTGCACCCAAGCGCGGGGCCAGCCGCTACCAGGCGCCGGCCAAGAAACCGGTGCCCGGCTGGGTCTGGTTGGCCATCGGACTGGTCATCGGTGGCTTCGTGGTGTTCCTCAACCAGCTCGAACCGGGCCGCGACGAAGTGCGCCGGACCAAGCCCGAGCAGGCCGCGAACGGTGCCGCCAGCGGCAAGGCCGGCAGTGATACCGGCAAGGTCCAGGCCAGGCCGACGACACCGCCGCCACAGGAACCGGCGAAACCCAAGTACGACTTCTACACCCTGCTGCCGGAGTCGGAAGTCATAGTGCCGCCGGAAGCCGTGCCGAAGGAGACGCCGCCCACGCAGCCGGAACAGAAACCGGTCACCCCGGAAGAGGCCGCCAAGATCGACGCCGCCCGTGCCCAGGCAGCGCTGAATGGCGAAACGCCGCCCCCGCCGCCGGTAGTGGCCAAGGCGCCGGTCACCAACCAGTTCTTCCTCCAGGCCGGTTCGTTCCGCAAGCGTGACGACGCCGACCGGGTGCGTGCACAGATCATCCTGCTCGGCCAGAACGTCCAGGTGGAATCCGGGACCGTCCGCGAGGAAACCTGGTACCGCGTGCTGGTCGGCCCCTTCGCCAACCGCGAGCAACTCGCCTCGGCGCAGAAGCAGCTGGCCGGCAGCGGTTTCAGCAATCTGCTGTTACAGCAGCGCCAGAGCCGTTGA
- the hslV gene encoding ATP-dependent protease subunit HslV — protein sequence MTTIVSVRRNGKVVMGGDGQVSLGNTVMKSNARKVRRLYHGQVLAGFAGATADAFTLFERFEGQLEKHQGHLVRAAVELAKDWRTDRSLSRLEAMLAVANKDASLIITGNGDVVEPEHGLIAMGSGGGFAQAAALALLQHTELSAREVAETALNIAGSICVFTNQNLTIEELDSAE from the coding sequence TTGACCACCATCGTTTCAGTCCGCCGCAACGGCAAAGTCGTCATGGGCGGCGACGGCCAGGTTTCCCTCGGCAACACCGTCATGAAGAGCAACGCCCGCAAGGTCCGCCGCCTCTACCACGGCCAGGTCCTGGCCGGCTTCGCCGGTGCCACCGCCGATGCCTTCACCCTCTTCGAACGCTTCGAAGGGCAGCTGGAAAAGCACCAGGGCCATCTTGTCCGCGCCGCCGTCGAGCTGGCCAAGGACTGGCGTACCGACCGTTCCCTGAGCCGCCTGGAAGCCATGCTCGCCGTGGCCAACAAGGATGCCTCGCTGATCATCACCGGCAACGGTGACGTGGTGGAACCCGAGCACGGCCTGATCGCCATGGGCTCCGGCGGCGGTTTCGCCCAGGCCGCTGCCCTGGCGCTGCTGCAACACACCGAACTGTCCGCCCGCGAAGTGGCCGAGACCGCCCTGAACATCGCCGGCTCCATCTGCGTGTTCACCAACCAGAACCTGACCATCGAGGAGCTGGACAGCGCCGAGTGA
- the hslU gene encoding ATP-dependent protease ATPase subunit HslU → MSMTPREIVHELNRHIVGQDDAKRAVAIALRNRWRRMQLPAELRAEVTPKNILMIGPTGVGKTEIARRLAKLANAPFIKVEATKFTEVGYVGRDVESIIRDLADAAVKMMREQEMHRVRYRAEDAAEERILDALLPQARTGFGDEQPREDSNTRQLFRKRLREGQLDDKEIDIEVAESPAGVEIMAPPGMEEMTNQLQNLFSNLGKGKRKSRKLKVKEAMKLVRDEEAARLVNEEELKAAALEAVEQNGIVFIDEIDKVAKRGNVGGADVSREGVQRDLLPLIEGCTVNTKLGMVKTDHILFIASGAFHLSKPSDLVPELQGRLPIRVELKALSPEDFERILTEPHASLTEQYSALLKTEGLNIEFAQDGIKRLAEIAWQVNEKTENIGARRLHTLIERLLEEVSFSAGDLAAQHDEKPILIDAAYVNGHLGELAQDEDLSRYIL, encoded by the coding sequence ATGTCCATGACGCCCCGCGAAATCGTCCACGAACTCAACCGCCACATCGTTGGCCAGGACGACGCCAAGCGCGCCGTCGCCATCGCCCTGCGCAACCGCTGGCGCCGCATGCAGCTGCCAGCCGAACTGCGCGCCGAGGTGACGCCGAAGAACATCCTGATGATCGGCCCGACCGGTGTCGGCAAGACCGAGATCGCACGTCGCCTGGCCAAGCTGGCGAACGCGCCCTTCATCAAGGTCGAAGCCACCAAGTTCACCGAGGTGGGCTACGTCGGCCGCGACGTCGAGTCCATCATCCGCGACCTCGCCGACGCCGCCGTGAAGATGATGCGCGAGCAGGAAATGCACCGCGTGCGCTACCGCGCCGAAGACGCCGCCGAGGAGCGCATCCTCGACGCCCTGCTGCCCCAGGCCCGCACCGGCTTTGGCGACGAGCAACCGCGCGAGGACTCCAACACCCGCCAGCTGTTCCGCAAACGCCTGCGCGAGGGCCAGCTGGACGACAAGGAAATCGACATCGAAGTGGCCGAATCCCCGGCTGGCGTGGAAATCATGGCCCCGCCCGGCATGGAGGAAATGACCAACCAGCTGCAGAACCTCTTCTCCAACCTTGGCAAGGGCAAGCGCAAATCCCGCAAGCTGAAGGTCAAGGAAGCCATGAAGCTGGTGCGCGACGAAGAAGCCGCACGCCTGGTCAATGAGGAAGAACTGAAGGCCGCCGCCCTGGAAGCGGTTGAGCAGAACGGCATCGTCTTCATCGACGAGATCGACAAGGTGGCCAAGCGCGGCAACGTCGGCGGCGCCGACGTCTCCCGTGAAGGTGTGCAGCGCGACCTGCTGCCGCTGATCGAAGGCTGCACCGTGAACACCAAGCTGGGCATGGTGAAGACCGACCACATCCTGTTCATCGCCTCCGGTGCCTTCCACCTGTCCAAGCCCAGCGACCTGGTGCCGGAACTGCAGGGCCGCCTGCCGATCCGCGTCGAGCTGAAAGCCCTGTCGCCGGAAGACTTCGAGCGCATCCTGACCGAGCCCCACGCCTCGCTGACCGAGCAGTACAGCGCGCTGCTGAAGACCGAAGGCCTGAACATCGAGTTCGCCCAGGACGGTATCAAGCGCCTGGCCGAAATCGCCTGGCAGGTGAACGAGAAGACCGAGAACATTGGTGCCCGCCGCCTGCACACACTGATCGAGCGACTGCTGGAAGAAGTGTCCTTCAGCGCCGGCGATCTCGCCGCGCAGCACGACGAGAAGCCGATCCTCATCGACGCGGCCTACGTCAACGGCCACCTCGGCGAGTTGGCCCAGGACGAAGACCTGTCGCGCTACATCCTCTGA